In the genome of Brachypodium distachyon strain Bd21 chromosome 3, Brachypodium_distachyon_v3.0, whole genome shotgun sequence, the window AAATTTTCTACAATCGACGACCCGTTTGTGTGGATCGAGTGGACCTCGTTCTCACTGTAGGATGCTAGGACGGGGACAAGAGGGCCTTTATGGACAGAACGGACATGATCTGGATGGGCTAAAACATTCCATCAAATCTATTTATTCTCCACGAATAAACTCGACACGAGATCTGCCCTAATCCCTCCAACAATTCTGGATGACTCTCCGAATAATCAAGCGAGCAAGCAGTAGTTGCTCGACTACACAGGCTAATGTTAAACTACGTCACCGGTACATTTTCCTTGCCCGTCCATAAGTCCATTTGCCCTCTTAAGAAAAGTTCAGAACATTTACAGATGCGGATCGTCATGCTAAGGCACGTGTACCTCCAAAAGACGTACTCGCACTACTGTACTTCTGTAAGACTTGTACTGTTGGATCGGAAAACTTGCGCCGATTCCTTGGCAAGGGGCACCCAGCTTTGACATGGCGCCATCAATGCCAGCAAGCCGACTTAGCTGGAGCAGTGGCGCGAGGAGCTGCATTGCCAACGGGACAGATCCGCTACATGCTCGAGCAGTCACTGATTTCAACGTGACGACGGAAGACAATGCGCATTAGTTCTAGAGGGATACCATTTGTTTGGTTTAAAGGACGTCAAGGACAGATGCGATATTCTCCGGAATAGGAGTACCATATAAGTAGAACAGAGAAACTTGTAGATCAGGAGGCTCTCAGTTGTGAGTTGTGACCTGAACAGATCAAAGGATTTAGCAGGAACTGGCATCTAGGGTGTGTTTGGGACAGCACATTCATAGTCCGCTCACAGCTTCAGTTCCACGGAAAAGTGGAGCTATCCTGAACACATCTTACAGTCACTGATTTCTGCATATTGAAACAGACAGTCGAGGACTGAGTGTAGGTAAGGCGAGAATTATAATCGTTTCTGGACGTTCTCACCTGGCCTGTTCATGAACATTGAACAACAATATaagatgcaaaagaaaagatatgCGGAgaatttttataaataaaaaatcgaGATATCAAGTAAGCCAGATATCACAACCAGCCAATTTCAAGAGTTCAAGAGACCAGCATTTCTGGATCAGATATGGTTCTGGGAACATAATATCACCAAGCTCAATAGCAAGTTATATTTATCATTTTTTGACGTCATTCAAACTTACTTACCTGCTGCCATACATCTCGCATGACTGGCCTGGTCAGTTCAGACTAAAagtaaactactccctccgtccaacaaaagatgtctcaagtttgtcaaaatttgaatgtatctagacatgactcagtgtatagatgcaatcaaatttagttaaagttgagacatcctttgttggatggagggagtacacaaACAACTTGGTTAGTAGGTCTCCAATTTGGCATTGGAAGTGGCTTCTGGAGCATTCAACAAAACCTTAAAAGTTGGTGTAGAAACATAGCTTTCAGAGATTATCTAATAGGTTTGATTAGTTTACATGACCCAAATTTTTAGATCATTCAATAAATTTCATCAGAAAAACAGCAGAGTTTGCATAACACAGTCAAATGCTCATTCAAATTTAGCTATTCAGGCAACGAATAACAGTAAGTTCATGATGGTTTTTGCTCATAAAACTTGTTACTCTATCCTACAAAGATAagtttctcaaaaataaaGATCACCAATAAACTATAAATTTCAAAGTTAATAGGCCAGTCAAGCTAAATGTAGCTTGGACATGAATTAAAATGACAACTAGCAGCTCCTTCAAGGACGGGAAGACTTCATCCACTGACTTACACACAATCATCTCATCATGCAGTGGAGCGAAACTGGATGCTGGCATTCCTGGAGGCCTTCCTGAACTTCAACACCCTGCACCTGAACTTGGCCAGCTCGAGGCCATCCATGGAAGGCACAATAGTCATCATCTCCAACATCGGCGCATTCTTGAGTAAAAGCTTAACTAACTCCAATCCACTCTTGTTCTCATCGATGTACTCCATCCTAATTGTCCTGAGATTCCTCATAATCCCCCCTTTACCACCCATAACACCATACTTAACTCTGTCGCCGTTGCACCTTCTCCGGTTGCCCTGCGATGGCTGTAACAACATGCAATCACACCATTGGCATTATCATCATTGTACCGCAGAAAAGGTACAAGAACATTGAAAGAATTGAAGGATATATATCTCACCACGACAGACACAGAAAGTTCTTCCACGTTGGGGCAATTTGCAAGCAATGGAGCAATGGACAAAGcaccttcttccttcctttgtATTATGCATGCCAACCGTGACACCATATCTAGCCGCAAATTCAACCACTCCTCAGGACGTGCAAATTGCTTCAAATTATTCAAAGGCCAACAATCAGAATCCTCAAACACATATACTTTACCAGAGCAAGACATGATATACCTCAATGCACCAGGGCGAAAGCACTAGGTTCCGTACATTCCCAACCAAGGCAAGGAGCGCCCTGATATTAGGCTCCTGGAGCTTAACTGGTGGCTTCTCAATGGCCAGAACGACTTCGTGCAACGAATGGGCGCCATCAATCATGTGCCTGTTTGCCATTTCACCCGAGTAGCGGAGAGCGCGCAACGCAGGCATCTCAGAAATGGTAATAGACGACTGCTGCGTCCAGGAGCAGTCCGTGATGGCGAGCGAGCAAAGCTGCCTCGTGCCGGCTAGTCGGAGGGCGCCCATATGGCACCGTTCAAGGATCAGGTGGCTGAGCTGCGCGCAGTGAGAGAAGAGATCTTCAAGGAAGTCGTCGCAGCCAGCCAGCGAAACGGAGGCGAGGtgaaggcggcggaggccggtGAGAGGGCAGAGAGAAGGGAGGGGAAGGG includes:
- the LOC100832563 gene encoding F-box/LRR-repeat protein At1g06630, yielding MRTKHLIPNNAAGLTYASAYAARQDYGDGGGGDPFEGFPDAVLGLIVSKLPFRSAVAASAVSRRWRGALAAAPALDLDFPAAFPAAPRRRTAFAAAATAALACAQHHPLRRLRLALDGFFDQVFAATAAGHVASWLAAAAARGVEQLELHLPRSRLAVIPPSLLACTNLTSLTLRLDHYALPLPSLCPLTGLRRLHLASVSLAGCDDFLEDLFSHCAQLSHLILERCHMGALRLAGTRQLCSLAITDCSWTQQSSITISEMPALRALRYSGEMANRHMIDGAHSLHEVVLAIEKPPVKLQEPNIRALLALVGNVRNLVLSPWCIEQFARPEEWLNLRLDMVSRLACIIQRKEEGALSIAPLLANCPNVEELSVSVVPSQGNRRRCNGDRVKYGVMGGKGGIMRNLRTIRMEYIDENKSGLELVKLLLKNAPMLEMMTIVPSMDGLELAKFRCRVLKFRKASRNASIQFRSTA